In Hamadaea flava, a genomic segment contains:
- a CDS encoding winged helix-turn-helix transcriptional regulator, translated as MGKLAPATQAVLDALAEHGTSTVDDLASRVSKSRTSVERAIRQLADAGLIAPGDRGPDENAPERWQAVEANDQSQPDSPDQQDRPDTNGAPTEEQAEIGDSGTAGGVPEEQRMVTDEHPTGGPDSLDLESREFDVVNESASATEQPVAGIRTRTPDRKVLILAGVLGSQPAGATSDTITAISGLNPATVVRLLQAMAQAEAAIYQPEDAEAGTPGLWRMGPGDLAAVDPNPEPPRCPTCGQTIKQARTNQLHAGSGAPGVNNDGSAKFAPGELATAVEGFLGAHAGHIFSPQTITKELESQLGRSISSGAVANACHTLVKTGKARVIGETPFTVTSA; from the coding sequence ATGGGCAAACTCGCACCAGCGACACAAGCAGTCCTCGACGCCCTCGCCGAACACGGCACCAGCACCGTTGACGACCTCGCCTCTCGGGTCAGCAAGAGCCGTACCTCGGTCGAGCGGGCCATCCGCCAACTCGCCGACGCCGGCCTCATCGCACCGGGCGACCGCGGTCCCGACGAAAACGCCCCTGAACGCTGGCAAGCCGTCGAAGCTAACGACCAGAGCCAGCCCGATTCACCCGATCAGCAGGACCGACCGGACACGAACGGCGCTCCGACAGAGGAGCAGGCTGAGATCGGCGACTCTGGGACCGCAGGTGGTGTGCCCGAGGAGCAGAGAATGGTCACGGACGAACATCCGACCGGCGGCCCCGACAGCCTGGATCTTGAGTCCAGGGAGTTCGACGTCGTCAACGAGTCCGCATCTGCGACCGAGCAACCCGTCGCCGGAATCCGCACACGTACCCCGGACCGCAAGGTCCTCATCCTGGCGGGCGTACTCGGCAGCCAGCCGGCAGGCGCCACCTCAGACACCATCACCGCGATCAGCGGCCTCAATCCAGCCACCGTCGTGCGCTTGCTGCAAGCCATGGCGCAGGCCGAGGCCGCGATCTACCAGCCGGAGGATGCCGAAGCCGGAACCCCAGGGCTGTGGCGGATGGGACCCGGTGACCTCGCTGCAGTCGACCCCAACCCCGAGCCACCACGTTGCCCCACCTGCGGTCAGACCATCAAGCAAGCGCGAACGAACCAGCTGCACGCAGGATCTGGCGCCCCCGGCGTCAACAACGACGGCAGCGCCAAGTTCGCCCCCGGCGAACTCGCCACAGCAGTCGAGGGCTTTCTCGGAGCCCACGCCGGGCACATCTTCAGCCCACAGACCATCACCAAGGAACTCGAATCGCAGCTCGGTCGCTCGATCAGCAGCGGCGCCGTCGCCAACGCGTGCCACACACTCGTGAAGACCGGCAAGGCCCGCGTCATCGGAGAGACACCGTTCACCGTCACCAGCGCCTGA
- a CDS encoding replication-relaxation family protein, whose product MLGILPHLTDRDRLLIRLLDRHQVLTTGQIHRLFFNAVRTCQIRLAALRKLGILDAFRYARLDGGSDPWHWTLGLAGARWQAAATGRASPTERSHRERILRLSATSTLTHRVMTNEFFVRLAARTRQDSATELLRWWPENDTLARFLAIRPDGHGVWHDDRRAVGFFLETDMGTENLPRLINKLPAYEQMIRMGGPVYPVLFWLPNVRRERHLAKLVANAKPGVQVLTSTHDLDPAERVWWSAATQRRLRIADIDCDHGLDHIRNPNWVDGVLDLSDQVEEQHLSRLNRSDR is encoded by the coding sequence ATGCTCGGTATCCTGCCGCATCTGACCGACCGAGACCGGCTTCTGATACGACTTCTCGACCGGCACCAGGTGCTCACCACCGGGCAAATCCACCGACTGTTCTTCAACGCCGTCCGTACATGCCAGATCAGGCTTGCAGCACTGCGCAAGCTCGGGATTCTCGACGCGTTCCGGTACGCCCGGCTCGACGGGGGCAGCGATCCGTGGCATTGGACGCTCGGCCTGGCCGGCGCACGATGGCAGGCAGCGGCGACCGGGCGAGCCAGCCCTACCGAACGCTCCCATCGCGAGCGCATCCTGCGCCTGTCGGCCACTAGCACACTCACGCACCGTGTGATGACGAATGAGTTCTTCGTACGGCTCGCCGCACGCACACGCCAGGACTCGGCCACCGAGCTGTTGCGGTGGTGGCCGGAGAACGACACACTTGCACGCTTCCTGGCCATACGCCCGGACGGCCACGGTGTGTGGCACGACGATCGGCGCGCCGTTGGCTTCTTCCTCGAAACCGACATGGGCACGGAGAACCTCCCACGCCTGATCAACAAGCTGCCCGCGTACGAGCAGATGATCCGCATGGGCGGACCGGTCTACCCGGTGTTGTTCTGGCTACCGAATGTCCGCCGCGAGCGACACCTCGCCAAGCTTGTCGCCAACGCGAAGCCCGGAGTCCAGGTACTGACCTCGACTCACGACCTAGATCCAGCTGAACGGGTCTGGTGGTCAGCCGCCACCCAGCGTCGGCTGCGCATCGCCGACATCGACTGTGACCACGGCCTCGATCACATACGCAACCCCAACTGGGTCGACGGCGTCTTGGATCTGTCAGACCAGGTCGAAGAACAGCACCTGTCCCGTCTCAACAGATCTGATCGATGA
- a CDS encoding type IV secretory system conjugative DNA transfer family protein, producing the protein MTIVSLALAHLVRSWRQRRLTSSGYTLTIAPPPEVSSEAAADFWRIISGALTPSTWRRILYGTPHMAWEYAWAGRTLTICAWVPAVVPRSSVEAAIRAAWPGATISATEAAAPIAPAGQAVGGALWPHYVDTMPLRSAHNADPVRALLAAGAAIQTREYGCFQVLVRPASPRRVRVARRNVAASTTAPAGPFGSTVSGVLKVLWAAVDALLPGKAGVVETRASQDPVGDRDRRARVDKAVSRPHFEIAIRYAVGTDMLDRTERLAGLAHTMASAAAIYAGPNRLRRMKMRRPVQVLASRRLSRGFLATAEELAAIAGLPLDLAVPGLERARAKAMPAPVAIPSGGRSVKVLGRAQIGGHSVGLAVADARQHVHLIGKTGTGKSTLLLNMILSDAHAGRGAVVIDPRGDLVTDILNRLPATMADRIVIIDPDQPHSAHFNPLEDSDDPNLTVDNVVGIFAKIFQRHWGPRMDDCFRVALLTLMRHARPTLSLVPPLLSDRQFRARFVHDLADPEGLGGFWQWYDSMNEGTRAQVIGPVLARLRHFLLRDFVKNAIGQPSSSFRMTDVLNGGGLLLCRLPKGVLGEETAKILGSLIVARTWQTALARAATPEEQRRDATLYIDEVQNFLTLPSAVEDVLAEARIFRLGLVLAHQNDAQLPRETSAAISANARTKVIFNVDPSDARVLAQHTTPEIDAYDLARLDVYTAAARLLVAGREMPAFTFVTTPPPPVIGEATAIRQACAAKHAAIGEEPPLQKVARRALQRRSGSQGT; encoded by the coding sequence GTGACGATCGTGAGCCTGGCATTGGCGCACCTCGTCCGCTCATGGCGTCAGCGACGACTGACCAGCAGCGGATACACCCTGACTATCGCGCCCCCACCGGAGGTCAGCAGCGAAGCTGCTGCTGACTTCTGGCGAATCATCTCCGGAGCACTGACACCGTCAACGTGGCGCCGCATTCTGTACGGCACGCCGCACATGGCCTGGGAATACGCCTGGGCTGGCCGGACCCTCACGATCTGCGCCTGGGTTCCAGCCGTAGTCCCACGTAGCAGCGTCGAGGCTGCGATACGCGCGGCATGGCCCGGCGCGACCATCTCGGCAACCGAGGCAGCCGCGCCGATCGCGCCGGCCGGCCAGGCTGTCGGCGGAGCGCTCTGGCCGCACTACGTGGACACGATGCCACTTCGATCAGCACATAACGCGGACCCAGTCCGCGCTCTGCTCGCGGCGGGCGCCGCGATCCAGACCCGCGAGTACGGCTGCTTCCAAGTACTGGTTCGTCCAGCCTCTCCGCGGCGCGTTCGAGTGGCTCGACGGAACGTGGCTGCCAGTACGACGGCACCAGCCGGCCCGTTTGGCAGCACGGTGTCCGGTGTGCTGAAGGTGCTGTGGGCGGCCGTCGATGCGCTGCTGCCGGGGAAAGCAGGTGTCGTAGAGACGCGGGCAAGCCAAGACCCAGTCGGCGACCGTGATCGTCGTGCTCGTGTGGACAAGGCCGTAAGCCGACCGCATTTCGAGATCGCCATCCGGTATGCCGTGGGCACTGACATGCTCGATCGGACCGAGCGGCTGGCTGGGCTGGCCCATACCATGGCATCGGCGGCGGCCATCTACGCCGGACCGAACCGGTTACGCCGGATGAAGATGCGGCGGCCGGTGCAAGTCCTGGCCAGCCGTCGGCTGTCGCGTGGATTCCTGGCCACCGCCGAGGAGCTGGCCGCCATCGCGGGTCTGCCACTCGACCTGGCGGTGCCCGGACTAGAACGGGCTCGAGCGAAGGCGATGCCAGCTCCGGTCGCGATTCCGTCCGGTGGGCGATCCGTGAAAGTCCTGGGCAGAGCGCAGATCGGGGGCCACTCGGTCGGACTCGCAGTGGCCGATGCCCGTCAACACGTCCATCTGATTGGCAAAACGGGCACGGGGAAGAGCACCCTGTTGTTGAACATGATCCTCTCCGACGCGCACGCAGGCCGAGGAGCGGTAGTCATCGACCCGCGAGGCGACCTGGTAACCGACATCCTCAACCGGCTACCCGCCACTATGGCCGACCGCATCGTCATCATCGACCCAGACCAACCCCACTCGGCGCACTTCAATCCGCTCGAGGACAGCGACGATCCCAACCTCACCGTCGATAACGTCGTCGGGATCTTTGCGAAGATCTTCCAACGGCACTGGGGCCCGCGTATGGACGATTGTTTCCGAGTCGCCCTGCTGACGCTCATGCGCCACGCCCGGCCGACCCTGTCGCTGGTTCCTCCGCTGCTGTCAGACCGCCAGTTCCGGGCACGATTCGTCCACGACCTCGCCGACCCCGAAGGCCTGGGCGGCTTCTGGCAGTGGTACGACTCGATGAACGAAGGCACTCGTGCACAAGTCATCGGTCCCGTATTGGCTCGCCTGCGGCACTTCCTTTTGCGTGACTTCGTCAAGAACGCCATAGGCCAGCCCAGCTCCTCATTCCGAATGACCGACGTCCTCAACGGCGGCGGACTCCTGCTCTGCCGGCTGCCCAAGGGCGTCCTCGGCGAGGAAACCGCCAAGATCCTCGGATCGCTGATCGTCGCCCGCACGTGGCAAACCGCGCTTGCCCGCGCCGCCACCCCAGAGGAACAGCGCCGCGACGCCACCCTCTACATCGACGAGGTGCAAAACTTCCTCACCTTGCCCAGCGCCGTCGAGGACGTCCTGGCTGAGGCGCGCATCTTCCGGCTCGGCCTCGTGCTGGCCCACCAGAACGACGCACAATTACCCAGGGAGACCTCGGCCGCCATCTCGGCAAACGCCCGCACGAAAGTGATCTTTAACGTCGACCCATCCGACGCTCGTGTGTTGGCGCAGCACACGACCCCGGAAATCGACGCCTACGACCTCGCGCGTCTCGACGTCTACACCGCGGCAGCACGGCTACTGGTCGCCGGCAGGGAAATGCCTGCGTTCACCTTCGTCACGACGCCACCGCCGCCGGTCATCGGCGAGGCCACAGCGATCCGCCAAGCATGCGCCGCGAAACATGCCGCGATCGGCGAGGAGCCACCGCTCCAGAAGGTCGCCCGCCGTGCATTGCAGCGCCGATCCGGCAGCCAGGGAACCTGA
- a CDS encoding phosphotransferase family protein has protein sequence MSTTRPLPRRLDATDDDLARAHSAAHTIATATQGRDPGLMTTAASMSHYVYIGADVVVKLVDAGGHNRLDLEIALAQHLPTGLGAPLLASGRRRLKDCDVRYACFTRLPGTSPGVGLPDADAATARRWAEQAVQRLDALHTWTPTGPAEQALKQPPVHEGFTGRAALLDHIEGVLAADRDTVIPRTLTTGLTTIAQNAPLHAEFDTPVHADCDWGNWLADDQNVTALLDFERARFGAPADDWVLLAATSGPHIALVLDVIAEQTASSPEILRAACELRDAAFLAEDLRYALELPAPPPWMARRVRELEGLVLGQRWWQPAGPRRSP, from the coding sequence ATGAGCACGACGCGGCCCCTGCCTCGCCGATTGGATGCCACTGATGACGATCTAGCGCGCGCCCACAGCGCCGCTCACACGATCGCCACAGCTACCCAAGGCCGCGACCCCGGCCTCATGACGACCGCCGCAAGCATGTCCCACTACGTCTACATCGGGGCGGACGTTGTTGTGAAGCTCGTCGACGCTGGCGGCCACAACCGGCTGGATCTGGAGATCGCTCTCGCACAGCACCTGCCGACAGGCCTCGGCGCGCCGCTGCTGGCCAGCGGTCGCCGCCGCCTGAAAGACTGCGACGTCCGCTACGCCTGCTTCACCCGCCTGCCGGGAACCTCGCCCGGTGTCGGCCTGCCCGACGCAGACGCTGCAACCGCGCGACGGTGGGCCGAGCAGGCCGTCCAACGGCTTGACGCCCTGCACACCTGGACGCCCACCGGCCCCGCCGAGCAGGCATTGAAGCAGCCGCCGGTCCACGAGGGATTCACCGGCCGCGCCGCACTCCTTGACCATATCGAGGGCGTACTCGCCGCAGACCGCGACACCGTCATTCCCCGAACGCTGACCACCGGGTTAACCACGATCGCTCAGAACGCGCCCCTGCACGCCGAATTTGACACCCCCGTGCACGCCGACTGCGACTGGGGCAACTGGCTCGCCGACGACCAGAACGTCACCGCGTTGCTGGACTTCGAACGGGCGCGCTTCGGCGCACCGGCTGACGACTGGGTGCTCCTGGCTGCCACCAGCGGACCGCACATTGCCCTGGTTCTCGACGTCATCGCCGAGCAGACGGCAAGTTCACCGGAAATCCTCCGCGCCGCGTGCGAACTACGTGACGCGGCCTTCCTCGCCGAGGATCTGCGCTACGCGCTCGAACTGCCCGCGCCGCCGCCATGGATGGCTCGACGCGTACGTGAACTCGAAGGCCTCGTCCTCGGACAGCGCTGGTGGCAGCCCGCCGGGCCGCGTCGGTCGCCGTGA
- a CDS encoding VirB4 family type IV secretion system protein: protein MKRLIGLSRTQAASSATPAPEIIESTRQYARVGDSYTATYAVCGYPAEVDPGWLDPLLSQPGRIDVAIHTEPVTAPIAAQLLKRQRARLESSRRLDADRGRLGDPGVDAAAEDAADLAERVARGASRLFHTGIYITIHARSLGELNATAAAVQTAAAGALLDLQPVTFRHQQGWESTRPFGVDRLGLTRVLDTEALAASFPFAGPGLTTPLPGTRPPTDAILYGVTSSAAGVLMWNRWRRDNHNSVILARSGAGKSYFGKLEVLRSLYQGVKVIVIDPEDEYRALADHVGGNVIQLGETDVKINPFDLPIDRRRPDTLTRRGVELHAILAAMLGRSDAHAYEPVRHTIDRAITTTYASAGITSDPATWTRPAPLMADLAAVLAGDPEPAGRELAGRLTPWITGNLSSLFDGPGRAIPHNHLVVWSLRHLPDELRPVAMLLALTHIWSSIDEPSDGATAQRCLVVVDEAWQLMRDVEGAKFLARTAKSFRKRRAGLSVISQDTVDFLDSPLGQIVLANAATQILMRQAPQAIEAIRSAFQLTGREARLLLTADRGEGLLVAGRERVGFRAVASPVEHQLALTGLGLNEA from the coding sequence ATGAAACGCCTTATCGGCTTGTCCAGGACACAGGCGGCCTCATCGGCCACGCCCGCCCCCGAGATCATCGAGAGCACACGCCAGTACGCACGCGTTGGCGACAGCTACACAGCTACCTACGCCGTCTGCGGTTATCCCGCAGAGGTCGACCCCGGCTGGCTCGATCCGCTGCTCAGCCAGCCAGGGCGAATCGACGTGGCCATCCACACCGAACCCGTTACGGCGCCCATCGCGGCTCAACTACTGAAGAGACAGCGCGCCCGTTTGGAATCCAGCCGACGGCTGGACGCGGACCGAGGACGGCTCGGCGATCCCGGCGTCGATGCCGCCGCGGAGGACGCCGCCGACCTGGCCGAGCGAGTAGCACGTGGCGCCAGCAGGCTCTTCCACACGGGCATCTACATCACGATCCACGCTCGGTCGCTCGGCGAACTGAATGCCACCGCAGCAGCGGTGCAGACGGCAGCTGCCGGAGCGTTGCTAGATCTGCAGCCCGTGACCTTCCGACACCAGCAAGGCTGGGAATCCACCAGGCCATTCGGCGTCGACCGTCTCGGCCTAACTCGTGTGCTCGACACCGAAGCGCTCGCGGCGAGCTTCCCGTTCGCCGGGCCCGGCCTGACGACTCCGCTGCCGGGAACACGACCACCGACCGATGCCATCCTGTACGGCGTCACGAGCAGCGCCGCCGGGGTCCTGATGTGGAACCGCTGGCGTCGCGACAATCACAACTCGGTCATCCTCGCCAGATCAGGCGCAGGCAAGTCGTACTTCGGCAAACTCGAAGTACTACGGTCGCTCTACCAAGGCGTCAAAGTCATCGTCATCGACCCCGAGGACGAATACCGGGCGCTCGCTGACCACGTCGGTGGGAATGTCATCCAACTCGGGGAAACCGACGTCAAGATCAACCCTTTCGACCTGCCCATAGACCGCCGCCGTCCCGACACGCTGACCCGTAGAGGCGTCGAACTCCACGCGATCCTCGCCGCGATGCTCGGCAGGTCCGACGCCCATGCTTACGAGCCGGTACGCCACACCATCGACCGAGCGATCACGACGACCTACGCCAGCGCTGGCATCACTTCTGACCCGGCCACCTGGACCCGCCCTGCTCCCCTTATGGCTGACCTGGCCGCGGTGCTCGCCGGCGACCCGGAACCCGCGGGCCGCGAGCTTGCCGGACGACTCACGCCGTGGATCACCGGAAACCTCTCAAGCCTCTTCGACGGACCAGGCAGAGCCATACCGCATAACCACCTCGTTGTCTGGTCGCTGCGACACCTGCCCGACGAACTGCGGCCAGTCGCTATGCTCCTCGCACTTACCCACATCTGGTCCTCCATCGACGAACCATCCGACGGCGCGACAGCGCAACGCTGCCTGGTTGTCGTTGACGAGGCCTGGCAGCTCATGCGAGACGTCGAAGGCGCGAAGTTCCTCGCGCGAACGGCAAAGTCCTTCCGCAAGCGCAGGGCCGGCCTGAGCGTGATCAGCCAAGACACCGTCGACTTCCTGGACTCTCCGCTCGGCCAAATCGTGCTCGCCAATGCGGCAACTCAGATCCTGATGCGTCAGGCACCCCAAGCCATCGAGGCGATCAGGTCCGCCTTCCAGCTCACCGGCCGGGAGGCGCGGCTGCTGCTGACGGCGGATCGAGGCGAAGGGCTTCTGGTAGCGGGGCGAGAGCGGGTCGGCTTCCGAGCCGTCGCATCACCCGTGGAACACCAACTCGCCCTGACTGGCCTTGGGCTGAACGAAGCCTAA
- a CDS encoding PrgI family protein, with protein MYDDIPRTRVPADIGTPDRIAFGLTFRQLAIVGSVAVPCWLIYRSLSRLLPPLVWLILAVAVAGLTMTIALGRRDGRPLDAWLLDAITFAASPKIQTPGRPQLPLTASTANPVMPELLQPVITGITAAGTFVSDNLDRRMIACGTTNLHLRTGEEQEALLEAHGQFLNSLSAPAQIVISTQRDDLTPIAEMVVELSTSLPDHALRNAAADYASFLLDLNEQREPLRRQIITVVSGTRGGDNAARSLARTGVSADVLDGSQVMSVLTASADQFRSPTATGARALPGEPVTLRSSQ; from the coding sequence ATGTATGACGACATCCCCCGCACGCGCGTGCCAGCCGACATCGGAACCCCCGACCGGATCGCCTTCGGTCTCACCTTCCGCCAGCTTGCGATCGTCGGCAGCGTCGCCGTGCCCTGCTGGCTCATCTATCGCTCGCTCAGCCGTCTGCTCCCGCCACTGGTGTGGCTCATTCTGGCGGTGGCCGTCGCCGGACTCACCATGACCATCGCGCTCGGCCGCCGCGACGGCCGGCCCCTAGACGCGTGGCTGCTCGACGCCATCACCTTCGCGGCAAGCCCGAAGATCCAGACACCCGGCCGGCCCCAGCTGCCCTTGACGGCGAGCACCGCGAATCCAGTCATGCCCGAACTACTACAACCGGTGATCACCGGCATCACGGCGGCCGGCACGTTCGTCAGCGACAACCTCGACCGGCGCATGATCGCCTGCGGCACCACCAACCTCCATCTGCGCACGGGAGAGGAACAAGAAGCCCTTCTGGAGGCTCACGGTCAGTTCCTCAACAGCCTTAGTGCCCCGGCACAAATCGTGATCTCCACGCAGCGCGATGACCTAACTCCCATTGCCGAGATGGTGGTGGAGCTCTCGACGAGCCTGCCCGATCACGCGCTACGCAACGCCGCCGCGGACTACGCGTCCTTCCTCCTCGACCTCAACGAGCAACGTGAGCCACTCCGCCGGCAGATCATCACTGTCGTCAGCGGAACCCGAGGCGGTGACAACGCTGCGCGGTCGCTTGCGCGGACTGGCGTCTCGGCCGACGTCCTGGACGGCTCCCAGGTGATGTCCGTCCTCACAGCGTCGGCGGACCAGTTCCGATCACCTACGGCCACCGGCGCGCGGGCGCTGCCCGGCGAGCCCGTCACCCTCCGGAGCAGCCAATGA
- a CDS encoding conjugal transfer protein TrbL family protein, which produces MMIELFMLSYLTWTAHRIDDMLGLILQYLQSSLFLSPDVTVLPQVRDIAGTSSMVVNSAYVLAIIVAGVVVMTSGTVEVRYQAKDLLPRLATGFVLSAFALPLCSALIEIANSLIVAMVGANAPVPGMVTMSRSHAWASITDPTTLIVGGLVRSLILALLIMLLGSWLTRVAILVICAGVAPIALACYGLPYTAGIAELWWRTIVGCLGTAVLQAISLSLGVHLLLDPAANLPVILGLPGSDVPNLLMVVIVLWVTIKIPSFLQRLGARRSSGNSAAGIVRALTFQAVTRNILRRNRPSPRTRVTRRDVGPASSRGGRGSAEASR; this is translated from the coding sequence ATGATGATCGAGCTGTTCATGCTGAGCTATCTCACCTGGACCGCACACCGCATCGACGACATGCTGGGGTTGATTCTCCAGTACCTTCAGTCGTCGCTGTTCCTATCGCCGGATGTCACCGTCCTGCCCCAGGTGCGTGACATTGCGGGCACCTCGTCGATGGTGGTCAACTCGGCGTACGTCCTGGCGATCATTGTCGCGGGCGTCGTCGTGATGACCTCCGGCACCGTCGAGGTCCGCTACCAGGCCAAGGACCTGCTGCCACGATTGGCCACCGGATTCGTGTTGTCCGCGTTCGCACTGCCGTTGTGTTCGGCTCTCATCGAGATCGCCAACTCGTTGATCGTCGCGATGGTCGGCGCGAACGCTCCGGTACCCGGCATGGTCACGATGTCACGGTCACACGCATGGGCCTCGATCACCGACCCGACGACCCTCATCGTCGGCGGTCTCGTCCGATCCCTCATCCTGGCACTGCTCATCATGCTGCTGGGGTCATGGCTGACCCGGGTCGCCATCCTTGTCATCTGCGCCGGCGTGGCACCGATCGCGCTCGCCTGCTACGGCCTGCCATACACGGCGGGCATAGCCGAACTCTGGTGGCGCACCATCGTGGGCTGCCTCGGCACAGCCGTCTTGCAGGCGATCTCGCTGTCCCTCGGCGTACATCTGCTGCTCGACCCGGCGGCGAACCTGCCGGTGATCCTCGGCCTGCCCGGCAGCGACGTACCGAACCTGCTGATGGTGGTCATCGTCCTCTGGGTGACCATCAAGATCCCCTCATTCCTGCAGCGGCTCGGCGCCCGCCGATCAAGCGGCAACTCGGCAGCCGGGATCGTGAGGGCACTGACGTTCCAAGCCGTGACCCGAAATATCCTGCGTCGCAACCGTCCCAGTCCACGGACCCGCGTGACACGCCGCGACGTCGGCCCCGCCAGCAGCCGAGGCGGACGTGGCTCTGCTGAGGCTTCAAGGTGA
- a CDS encoding pilin: protein MNPVLHNAVDLVLSVPAQAPASIDQVIDNLKKWIIGILAAVASLFLVIGGLRYITAGGDPGQVEQAKANLRNALVGYALAVLAPLILAVLQGIVGSGS, encoded by the coding sequence ATGAACCCCGTTCTGCACAACGCGGTCGACCTCGTCCTTTCGGTGCCTGCCCAAGCGCCGGCCTCGATCGATCAGGTCATCGACAACCTCAAAAAGTGGATCATCGGTATTCTCGCTGCTGTCGCGAGCCTCTTCCTGGTCATTGGCGGCTTGCGTTACATCACCGCCGGTGGCGATCCCGGTCAGGTGGAGCAGGCCAAGGCGAACCTTCGCAACGCGCTGGTCGGATACGCGCTCGCCGTGCTGGCGCCGCTGATCCTGGCCGTCCTGCAGGGCATCGTAGGGTCCGGGAGCTAG
- a CDS encoding barstar family protein: protein MTTSTGAEADLPPEHRRPMQAYSVDARWLLLGDVGFDCTYEDDIPLARCAEIEGLFVDQLPRPRERFTLVGCAPDGALANLLDRLPAEALGTERAWLGSVSVTEPAPPQGVAPSWWGEDLGDVVVLAQRPNVSIPGTLDIDLDGFVHVYDRTDAVVRPSSVTEFVLRGPDEIPYGTCQDVTGVFREQAAPPVPQVRLLGCHPESPLLTALCAVGQATEAGLRRRRIRAVVHLIAADGSVSAVTGAVVSGTVRAGEPSQHGAGLLDITVDSEPQEPLPTGVLGILEHWHTGRAAEKNLWAGYDRELRDHWAGMALANRSGTSDQPAGTTYNLDGRFVTDIEGFYCAIGEAINGPGGYFGCNLDALDDCLRGRFGAQAPFRLMWHDSAVAREHLVAGYDRRRLSPAVTLEYLLDMLTEHDVEVDLR, encoded by the coding sequence GTGACGACGAGCACGGGTGCCGAGGCTGACCTTCCGCCGGAGCACCGGCGGCCGATGCAGGCGTACTCGGTTGATGCGCGCTGGCTGCTTCTGGGCGATGTTGGCTTCGACTGCACATACGAGGACGACATTCCGCTGGCGCGGTGCGCGGAGATCGAAGGACTGTTTGTCGATCAGCTACCCCGGCCGCGGGAGCGGTTCACGCTGGTCGGCTGCGCCCCGGACGGCGCGCTTGCCAATCTGCTCGACCGCCTGCCGGCCGAGGCACTGGGCACCGAACGAGCCTGGTTGGGGAGCGTCAGTGTGACGGAGCCTGCCCCACCGCAAGGCGTTGCGCCGTCCTGGTGGGGCGAGGACCTCGGTGACGTCGTCGTGCTCGCTCAGCGGCCGAACGTCTCGATACCGGGAACCCTCGACATCGACCTCGACGGCTTCGTCCACGTCTACGACCGCACGGACGCGGTGGTGCGCCCCAGCAGCGTCACCGAGTTCGTCCTGCGGGGCCCGGACGAAATCCCTTACGGCACCTGCCAGGACGTCACTGGCGTGTTCCGTGAGCAAGCCGCGCCACCCGTGCCGCAGGTCCGGCTGCTCGGCTGCCATCCGGAGTCCCCGCTGCTGACCGCGCTCTGTGCTGTCGGGCAGGCGACCGAGGCCGGCCTACGGCGTCGTCGGATCCGCGCGGTGGTCCACCTGATCGCGGCCGATGGATCAGTCAGCGCGGTGACCGGGGCGGTGGTGTCCGGAACAGTCCGCGCAGGCGAACCGTCGCAACACGGTGCCGGGCTCCTCGACATCACGGTCGACAGCGAACCGCAGGAACCGCTGCCGACGGGAGTCCTCGGCATCCTGGAACACTGGCACACCGGACGGGCCGCCGAGAAGAATCTGTGGGCTGGCTACGACCGGGAGCTACGCGACCATTGGGCCGGAATGGCGCTCGCCAACCGATCCGGGACCTCGGACCAGCCAGCCGGCACCACATACAACCTTGACGGCCGGTTCGTGACTGACATCGAAGGTTTCTATTGCGCGATCGGCGAGGCGATCAACGGTCCGGGCGGATACTTCGGCTGCAACCTCGACGCCCTCGACGACTGTCTGCGCGGCAGGTTCGGCGCACAGGCACCGTTTCGGCTCATGTGGCACGACTCGGCGGTGGCCCGCGAGCACCTCGTCGCCGGCTACGATCGGCGTCGGCTGAGCCCCGCGGTCACCCTCGAATACCTGTTGGACATGCTCACGGAGCACGATGTCGAGGTGGACCTGCGTTAA